The proteins below come from a single Natranaerofaba carboxydovora genomic window:
- a CDS encoding dihydroorotase, whose translation MKPKILNNVRIVDPSSSADFVGSVVIEKGRIKEINEGTEVNKDSTEYEVYNLEGKVLAPGFIDMHVHLREPGFEAKETIESGTKAAVKGGFTSVCAMPNTDPPADKAATVKYIIEKAKEADNCHVLPIGCITKERKGEKIAEYGELKESGVVGLSDDGDTVMNSLVMRRSLEYAKNYDLPVLTHCEDEALVSKGQINEGYYSTILGLKGMPNEAEDIIVDRDIKLAALTGARLHICHISTREGVELIRKAKDKGLLVTAEVCPHHFSLTHEAVVSFDTSTKVKPPLRSEDDVEAIIEGLKDGIFDIIASDHAPHARHEKEVEYDYAPFGISGIETALPVTFTYLYHQKSLSLEQIIEKYTVNPAKALGLNIPSIEVGAVADLTVIDLDETKEVIKEDLTSIGKNNPYIGKELKGWPVMTMVEGEIKYIDEEVNKNAKD comes from the coding sequence ATGAAGCCCAAAATTCTTAACAATGTTAGGATAGTCGATCCATCATCATCAGCTGACTTTGTTGGCAGTGTTGTGATTGAAAAGGGAAGGATAAAAGAAATAAATGAAGGAACAGAAGTAAATAAAGATTCAACTGAATATGAAGTTTATAACCTTGAAGGAAAAGTTTTGGCACCTGGATTTATTGATATGCATGTTCATTTACGAGAGCCGGGTTTTGAAGCAAAAGAAACTATAGAATCAGGAACTAAAGCTGCAGTGAAAGGCGGATTCACATCTGTGTGTGCTATGCCAAATACTGATCCGCCAGCTGATAAAGCTGCAACAGTTAAATATATTATAGAAAAAGCAAAGGAAGCTGATAACTGTCATGTCCTTCCTATAGGCTGCATTACTAAGGAGAGAAAAGGTGAAAAAATTGCAGAATACGGTGAACTAAAAGAATCAGGGGTTGTTGGCTTATCAGATGACGGCGATACTGTAATGAACTCTCTTGTAATGCGTCGCTCCCTTGAATATGCCAAAAACTATGATCTACCTGTACTAACTCACTGTGAAGATGAGGCCCTTGTCTCTAAGGGACAGATTAATGAAGGTTATTATAGTACTATCCTTGGTCTAAAAGGTATGCCTAATGAAGCAGAAGATATTATTGTAGACAGAGATATTAAGCTTGCAGCTCTTACTGGCGCTAGGCTTCATATCTGTCATATAAGTACAAGAGAAGGTGTAGAGTTAATACGTAAGGCTAAAGATAAAGGTCTACTTGTAACTGCAGAAGTTTGCCCTCATCATTTTAGCTTAACTCATGAAGCAGTAGTGAGCTTTGATACTTCTACAAAAGTTAAACCTCCTTTAAGATCAGAAGATGATGTAGAAGCTATAATAGAAGGTTTGAAAGATGGAATCTTTGATATAATAGCATCTGATCATGCTCCTCATGCAAGACACGAAAAAGAAGTTGAGTATGATTATGCCCCCTTTGGAATTTCCGGTATAGAAACAGCCCTGCCTGTGACATTTACTTATCTATACCATCAAAAATCCCTTTCTTTAGAACAAATAATAGAAAAATATACTGTCAATCCTGCTAAGGCACTTGGGTTAAATATACCTAGCATAGAAGTTGGTGCTGTGGCAGATTTGACCGTAATTGATTTAGATGAAACAAAAGAAGTCATAAAAGAAGATTTAACATCAATAGGCAAAAATAATCCATATATTGGCAAAGAACTCAAAGGTTGGCCGGTAATGACTATGGTAGAAGGGGAAATAAAATATATTGATGAAGAGGTGAATAAAAATGCCAAAGATTGA
- a CDS encoding aspartate carbamoyltransferase catalytic subunit, with protein sequence MTISRKDLLNMRDLSAAEVNTILDTAESMEEIIYRDVKKLPTLKGKSIINLFYEPSTRTRSSFELAGKYLGADMVNMNANVSSIKKGETLIDTARTLEAMGVDMIIIRHPVSGAPGLLAKSVNARVLNAGDGCHAHPTQALLDMYTMRKKFKSFEGLNVVILGDIAHSRVARSNIWGLIKMGAKVTLCAPNTLLPVEIKKMGVNVTSSLEDALQFADVMMALRVQFERQDESFFPSSREYAKYYGLNKEKLKHAKDSLMIMHPGPINRGIEISPEVYDSENSVIDEQVTGGVAIRMALLYLMGGEYDEAQNS encoded by the coding sequence ATGACTATAAGTAGGAAAGACCTGCTCAACATGAGAGACCTTTCGGCAGCAGAAGTTAACACAATATTAGACACGGCAGAATCGATGGAGGAAATAATCTATAGGGATGTTAAAAAATTACCTACCTTAAAAGGAAAATCCATAATCAATCTTTTTTATGAACCAAGTACTAGGACAAGGTCTTCTTTTGAACTAGCGGGTAAGTATTTGGGTGCTGATATGGTCAACATGAATGCTAATGTTAGTTCAATAAAAAAAGGTGAAACTCTTATTGACACAGCGAGGACTTTAGAAGCAATGGGTGTTGATATGATTATCATTCGTCACCCTGTAAGCGGAGCACCCGGGTTACTTGCTAAGAGTGTAAACGCTAGGGTACTAAACGCAGGAGATGGATGTCATGCACATCCGACCCAGGCGCTTTTGGATATGTACACTATGCGAAAAAAGTTTAAGTCTTTTGAAGGTTTAAACGTTGTTATTCTAGGTGACATTGCCCATAGTAGAGTTGCAAGATCAAATATTTGGGGACTAATAAAAATGGGGGCAAAAGTAACTCTTTGTGCACCGAATACTTTGCTTCCCGTTGAGATTAAAAAAATGGGTGTAAATGTTACAAGCTCCCTTGAAGATGCACTTCAGTTTGCAGATGTTATGATGGCTTTAAGAGTACAGTTTGAAAGACAGGATGAAAGTTTTTTCCCATCATCTAGAGAATATGCGAAATATTATGGGCTTAACAAAGAAAAACTAAAACATGCTAAAGATAGTTTGATGATTATGCACCCAGGTCCAATAAATAGAGGTATTGAAATATCCCCTGAAGTTTATGATAGTGAAAACTCAGTAATCGATGAGCAGGTTACTGGTGGGGTGGCTATAAGAATGGCTTTACTATATTTGATGGGAGGCGAATATGATGAAGCCCAAAATTCTTAA